In Desulfuromonas sp. KJ2020, a single window of DNA contains:
- a CDS encoding ExeA family protein, protein MYEDFYGFSERPFSKTPDPRFLYLSRMHREALARLTYAVEERDLVLLTGGIGCGKTTLSRALMDELGEGFRVILFINPRLTPMEFLRSLALRLDIAEPSRFKTDLLEEIGAALYRFYQEGVCPVLVIDEAQLVPHKETFDEIRLLTNFQLDDQNLMSIVLMGQPELKKRLAHRSFEPLRQRIGMQFDLQPLQLEDTRAYLDFRLAVAGGLPGLFADNAVQLIHQASGGVPRKINQIASLALLEGFGREARPIDSSILESVMNELDLLI, encoded by the coding sequence ATGTATGAAGACTTCTACGGGTTTTCCGAACGACCCTTCAGCAAGACGCCCGATCCGCGTTTTCTCTATCTGAGCCGGATGCATCGCGAGGCACTGGCGCGCCTGACCTACGCCGTGGAGGAAAGAGATCTCGTGCTGCTTACGGGCGGCATCGGCTGCGGCAAGACAACCCTTTCCCGCGCCCTGATGGATGAGCTGGGAGAGGGCTTTCGGGTTATTCTTTTTATTAATCCGCGTCTTACACCCATGGAATTTCTCCGCTCTCTGGCCCTGCGCCTCGATATTGCCGAACCTTCCCGCTTTAAAACCGATCTCCTCGAAGAGATCGGCGCTGCCCTCTACCGTTTTTATCAGGAGGGGGTCTGCCCGGTTCTGGTGATCGACGAGGCCCAGCTGGTTCCTCACAAGGAAACTTTCGACGAGATTCGGTTGTTGACCAATTTTCAGCTGGACGATCAGAATCTGATGAGTATCGTCCTGATGGGGCAGCCGGAATTGAAAAAGCGGCTGGCCCACCGGTCCTTTGAACCGCTGCGTCAGCGCATCGGCATGCAGTTTGATTTACAGCCCCTGCAGCTGGAAGACACCAGGGCTTACCTCGATTTCCGGCTTGCCGTGGCCGGCGGTTTGCCTGGCCTTTTCGCCGATAACGCCGTGCAGCTGATCCACCAGGCCTCGGGCGGGGTGCCGCGAAAGATCAACCAGATCGCCTCACTGGCTCTGCTGGAGGGGTTTGGTCGGGAAGCCCGCCCTATCGATTCCTCGATTCTGGAGTCGGTAATGAACGAGCTGGATCTTCTCATCTAG
- a CDS encoding chemotaxis protein CheW, producing the protein MDLADIRKKAKARKAEKDRSASSPGAAEVKKARLPAIQVQGVPAPPLDWASQEGAEPAEDPLEALFNYCPEIDLATEEAYAEGLAALSREDREEVEQWLTFPVGNEEYALDIDHVSEIIKWRQVEEIPRVPDFVLGIISLRGQVVPVFDLPRRMKLGAVEVSPASRIIVCQKGERHAGLLVDGINQVVKMPVRKTEPPPAMLSGLDRDMVKGVGRYQDRMIFMLNLDHVLDAERS; encoded by the coding sequence ATGGATCTCGCTGATATCCGAAAAAAAGCCAAGGCCCGCAAGGCCGAAAAAGACAGGTCCGCCTCTTCGCCCGGCGCGGCGGAGGTGAAAAAGGCACGTCTTCCGGCGATACAGGTTCAGGGTGTTCCCGCGCCGCCGCTTGACTGGGCTTCCCAGGAGGGTGCAGAACCGGCGGAAGATCCCCTGGAAGCCCTGTTTAATTATTGCCCTGAAATCGACCTGGCTACCGAGGAAGCCTATGCCGAAGGGCTGGCGGCGTTGTCGAGGGAGGACCGGGAAGAGGTTGAGCAGTGGCTTACCTTTCCGGTGGGTAACGAAGAGTATGCCTTAGACATCGACCACGTCAGTGAAATCATCAAATGGCGCCAAGTGGAAGAAATCCCCCGGGTCCCCGATTTTGTGCTGGGGATCATTTCACTGCGTGGACAGGTCGTCCCCGTGTTTGATCTGCCCAGACGCATGAAGCTGGGTGCGGTTGAAGTTTCTCCCGCTTCCCGTATTATTGTATGTCAGAAGGGGGAGCGCCATGCCGGTCTGTTGGTCGATGGGATCAATCAGGTCGTTAAAATGCCTGTCCGTAAAACGGAACCTCCCCCAGCGATGCTTTCGGGCCTCGACAGGGATATGGTCAAGGGAGTGGGCCGTTATCAGGATCGCATGATATTTATGTTGAATTTAGACCACGTTCTCGATGCAGAACGTAGCTGA
- a CDS encoding response regulator gives MSKKRILIVEDEESLLKLESILLTSKGYDVTGVTNGQAALDSLAENPSDLVLLDIMLPQIDGFEVCRRIKENPQTQHIPVIMLTAKKSREDMARGEKVGADWYITKPFKSVMVIETIQRFLAK, from the coding sequence GTGTCCAAAAAAAGGATTCTGATCGTTGAGGATGAAGAAAGTCTTCTAAAGCTTGAAAGCATCCTGTTGACGTCGAAGGGATACGACGTCACGGGGGTGACCAATGGGCAGGCTGCCCTCGATTCCTTGGCCGAGAATCCTTCGGACCTGGTGCTTCTGGATATCATGTTGCCGCAGATAGACGGGTTTGAAGTCTGCAGAAGGATCAAGGAGAATCCCCAGACCCAGCATATCCCCGTTATTATGCTCACGGCCAAAAAGAGTCGTGAGGATATGGCGCGGGGCGAAAAGGTCGGGGCGGACTGGTACATCACCAAGCCCTTCAAGTCAGTTATGGTCATTGAAACCATTCAGCGCTTTTTGGCCAAATGA
- a CDS encoding chemotaxis protein CheW, producing MPQSAGSADGERELQEIQLACFRVGEQMYALDIRRIKEIIRPPRLTPIPKAPPFIEGVFTLRNVVIPVLDLRKRFGLTVADGLKKERLLVCALFGKILGLRVDEVTEVRRYTRKEVYPSPYFLKGPGTEFFAGVCRYDDDLLMILDLEKVLSSREKLDLEKIPQLPDDPFEEME from the coding sequence TTGCCTCAGTCTGCCGGTTCCGCTGACGGAGAAAGGGAGCTTCAGGAGATCCAGCTGGCCTGTTTCAGGGTAGGGGAGCAGATGTACGCCCTGGACATCCGGCGCATCAAGGAAATCATCCGCCCCCCCAGATTGACCCCCATTCCCAAGGCGCCACCCTTTATTGAAGGCGTCTTTACTCTACGCAATGTCGTTATTCCCGTGCTGGATTTGCGCAAACGCTTCGGCCTGACCGTCGCAGACGGTCTGAAGAAAGAGCGCCTTCTTGTGTGCGCCCTCTTTGGCAAAATCCTCGGACTTCGGGTGGATGAGGTCACGGAAGTCCGTCGCTACACCCGCAAGGAAGTCTATCCTTCGCCTTATTTTCTTAAGGGGCCCGGCACCGAGTTTTTTGCTGGAGTCTGCCGTTATGACGATGACCTGCTGATGATTCTCGATCTGGAAAAGGTGCTTTCCTCCCGGGAAAAACTCGATCTGGAAAAAATCCCTCAGCTCCCCGATGATCCGTTTGAAGAGATGGAATGA
- a CDS encoding response regulator: protein MIITCPACSARFRLAENRYIDKKRLTLRCARCQKVFQVDISTRRNTDTPDLSLLRILVAHGDPQLCATIREVLNRSEMACRVCSDGDQALSLMEQEAPHIVVLDVALPGLYAFEAVEKIRRRPGLEHVKVLLVSSVYNKTAYKRTPVSLYGADGYIEKHHIPGDLVFKISQLLAGERHPSSSSATEVAGSDRKSPSVAASFVERMKDRIHDLEEQEGGETESEKARRFARIIVADIALYSQPKVDAGVVNGNFFEAMAPEIAEGRRLFEERFSSAAGQQVEFFQQALSDFVASREKELLP from the coding sequence ATGATAATAACCTGCCCCGCGTGCTCGGCCCGGTTTCGATTGGCCGAGAACCGGTATATCGACAAAAAACGTTTGACTCTGCGGTGTGCCCGCTGCCAGAAGGTATTCCAGGTTGATATTTCAACCCGGCGGAATACCGATACCCCTGACCTCTCTTTGCTCAGAATTCTGGTGGCTCATGGGGACCCTCAGCTTTGCGCCACCATCCGGGAGGTCTTGAATCGTTCGGAGATGGCCTGCCGTGTCTGTTCCGACGGGGACCAGGCTTTGTCCCTCATGGAGCAGGAAGCCCCCCATATCGTTGTCCTCGATGTCGCTTTGCCTGGTCTTTACGCCTTTGAAGCCGTCGAAAAAATTCGCCGTCGCCCCGGGCTTGAGCACGTTAAGGTGCTTTTGGTCTCTTCTGTCTACAACAAGACGGCCTACAAGCGAACGCCGGTCTCGCTCTATGGCGCCGATGGCTATATCGAAAAACATCACATCCCCGGCGATCTGGTTTTCAAAATCTCCCAGTTGCTGGCTGGTGAGAGGCACCCGTCTTCCTCTTCCGCAACTGAAGTCGCCGGGAGTGACCGGAAGAGCCCATCCGTGGCTGCCTCCTTTGTTGAGCGGATGAAAGACCGGATCCATGACCTTGAAGAACAAGAGGGTGGGGAGACCGAGTCAGAAAAAGCCCGACGTTTTGCCCGGATCATCGTGGCGGACATTGCCCTTTACAGCCAACCGAAGGTCGATGCGGGCGTTGTAAACGGCAATTTTTTCGAGGCCATGGCGCCGGAGATCGCCGAAGGGCGGAGGCTGTTCGAAGAACGCTTCAGCAGCGCGGCCGGACAGCAGGTTGAATTTTTTCAACAGGCTTTATCTGATTTTGTCGCAAGCCGCGAGAAAGAGCTTCTTCCCTGA
- a CDS encoding HEAT repeat domain-containing protein, with the protein MHSQVTPEDIRQNLNSSLEEERLDGLRALRGSFGEEWLPLLYRAMGDSSWRVRKEAVEIFLAQSEAPNHIPGVIALLHADDNAGARNAAVEILTRLGRQSLSCLFAEMNTEDRDVRKFILDILGEIRDTSAVPLMIEALSDSDGNIRAAAAENLGKIGSPAAVGPLLELMEEADLLLRFTILQALGQIGTDVPAASLLKWRQEPLLRKALYDCLGQLGGVEVVDELVQGLFDDRPNVRHSALLALEKVERRHPGELTARLPALMRKKLAEALAPLLEDNPDRLRRSALYLVGALRNEQTAYRLLPLLAEESLREATTRALISMGRNAAAALMDHWPHAEAYQRPYLAYVVGMTGCVEGLNHLLSAVQSEDADLRAVSAQALGALGVEQAVSPLVPLLEDQSQAVRAAALEALSTLGGKCPEKVYGALQKLLGSDDFQLRTAAVTVISRLDVPAAESALVFALKDESSQVRQAAVKALGKCCGGRHRDSLLLTLTDEDPEVRRMAVDVFARSAGRDAFEPLSLVVQDEDLWVRVSAVRGLGATDHPEAQSLLVRALNDPVGLVVIAALETLAEQNPEQATPFLVKALSHPDAEVVCASLKILAAAGRQREIESAQSHLCQHPASEVRLAYARIQAEEAGGRAIAVLREMSRQEGDDLVRRQLETLLEDVARGTR; encoded by the coding sequence GTGCATTCCCAAGTAACCCCTGAGGATATCAGGCAAAATCTCAATTCTTCCCTGGAGGAAGAGCGTCTTGATGGCCTGCGGGCGCTGCGCGGATCCTTTGGCGAGGAGTGGCTTCCCCTGTTGTACAGGGCCATGGGCGATTCGAGTTGGCGGGTCCGTAAAGAGGCTGTTGAAATTTTTTTGGCGCAGTCCGAGGCGCCGAACCATATCCCTGGTGTCATCGCTCTTCTTCACGCCGATGACAACGCGGGGGCGCGCAACGCCGCCGTCGAAATTCTCACGCGGCTGGGACGCCAATCGCTGTCTTGCCTCTTTGCCGAAATGAATACAGAGGACCGCGATGTTCGCAAATTCATCCTGGACATCCTGGGCGAAATCCGCGATACGTCGGCGGTCCCGCTGATGATCGAAGCTTTGTCCGACAGCGATGGTAATATCAGGGCGGCGGCGGCGGAAAACCTTGGGAAAATAGGCTCTCCGGCAGCTGTTGGGCCGCTTCTGGAGTTGATGGAGGAGGCCGATCTCCTGTTGCGCTTTACCATTTTACAGGCCTTGGGACAGATCGGGACCGACGTCCCTGCCGCGTCCCTGCTGAAATGGAGGCAGGAGCCGCTTCTGCGCAAGGCGCTTTATGACTGTCTCGGACAATTGGGTGGCGTGGAGGTCGTTGATGAGCTGGTGCAGGGGCTTTTTGACGACAGGCCCAATGTGCGGCATTCGGCCCTGCTGGCTCTCGAAAAGGTGGAGAGGCGTCATCCGGGTGAATTAACCGCCCGACTGCCGGCGCTCATGCGCAAAAAACTGGCAGAAGCTCTAGCCCCCCTTCTGGAGGATAACCCCGATCGGCTGAGGCGGTCCGCTCTATATCTTGTTGGCGCGTTAAGAAATGAACAGACCGCATACCGGCTCCTTCCTCTCCTGGCCGAGGAAAGTCTGCGTGAGGCCACCACCAGGGCGCTGATTTCCATGGGAAGAAATGCCGCCGCAGCGTTGATGGATCACTGGCCGCATGCCGAAGCGTATCAGCGGCCCTATCTGGCCTATGTCGTCGGAATGACGGGTTGCGTTGAAGGACTGAACCATCTTCTCTCCGCCGTACAATCCGAAGATGCCGACCTGCGCGCCGTATCTGCTCAAGCTCTCGGGGCGCTCGGGGTTGAACAGGCTGTCTCGCCGCTGGTGCCGTTACTGGAGGATCAGAGCCAGGCGGTACGAGCCGCTGCCCTGGAAGCTCTTTCGACCCTTGGGGGCAAATGTCCGGAAAAGGTCTATGGCGCCCTGCAGAAATTGCTTGGCTCGGATGATTTCCAGTTAAGGACCGCCGCCGTTACGGTGATCTCGCGTCTCGACGTCCCCGCAGCTGAATCAGCTCTCGTTTTCGCTCTTAAGGATGAATCCTCCCAGGTGAGACAGGCTGCCGTGAAGGCGCTTGGGAAATGCTGCGGCGGCCGGCACCGCGATAGTTTGCTGCTGACTTTGACCGATGAAGATCCCGAGGTGCGACGCATGGCTGTCGATGTTTTCGCCCGATCGGCGGGGCGGGATGCTTTCGAACCCCTCTCCCTGGTTGTGCAGGACGAGGATCTTTGGGTCCGGGTTTCGGCCGTCCGTGGGCTGGGCGCCACTGATCATCCTGAGGCCCAAAGTCTGCTGGTCCGGGCCCTGAACGATCCGGTCGGTCTGGTGGTGATTGCTGCCCTGGAAACCCTGGCCGAACAAAACCCGGAACAGGCCACGCCCTTTTTGGTGAAAGCCTTATCTCATCCGGACGCAGAGGTTGTTTGCGCCAGTCTCAAAATCCTGGCCGCGGCCGGTCGACAGCGGGAGATCGAATCGGCGCAGTCCCATCTTTGTCAGCATCCCGCTTCGGAGGTTCGTCTAGCCTATGCCCGGATTCAGGCCGAAGAGGCAGGGGGGCGGGCGATTGCTGTTCTGCGCGAAATGAGCAGGCAGGAAGGGGACGATCTCGTCCGCCGTCAACTCGAGACGTTACTGGAAGATGTTGCAAGGGGGACACGCTAG
- a CDS encoding protein-glutamate O-methyltransferase CheR, whose protein sequence is MSFLFSSPSIAMSMDEFQLIRDFVYHYCGLNFSEDSKYLLEKRLGKRLQHLQLDSFRDYYYYLRYNKDKDQELTELIDLLTTNETYFFREDFQLKTLTEEILPEIARQKEKDKDRRIRIWSAGCSSGEEPYTIAMLLLDSPLLDDFQVDIIGTDISQRVLQLARKGVYGTSSFRATPPDYQQRFFDAADGKFRINDRVRNLVTISHLNLFDAPRVALLGRMDIIFCRNVIIYFDMAAKKKVVDSFFQRLRPGGFLLLGHSESLMNITNVFTLRHFTHDMVYQRPSQPGFEGGGA, encoded by the coding sequence ATGTCATTTTTGTTCTCTTCTCCCAGCATCGCCATGTCGATGGACGAGTTCCAGTTGATCCGGGATTTTGTCTATCATTATTGTGGTCTGAACTTTTCAGAAGATTCCAAATATCTCCTGGAGAAGAGGCTTGGCAAACGACTTCAGCATCTGCAACTGGATAGTTTCAGGGACTACTACTATTATCTTCGCTACAACAAAGATAAAGATCAGGAGTTGACTGAACTCATCGATTTGCTGACGACCAATGAAACCTATTTCTTTCGGGAGGATTTTCAGCTCAAGACGCTGACCGAAGAAATTTTGCCCGAAATTGCCCGCCAGAAGGAAAAAGACAAAGACAGACGTATTCGGATATGGAGTGCCGGATGTTCTTCCGGTGAAGAACCGTACACCATCGCCATGCTACTGCTCGACAGCCCCCTCCTGGACGATTTTCAGGTAGACATCATCGGCACAGATATCAGTCAGCGCGTTTTGCAGCTGGCTCGCAAGGGCGTTTACGGGACCTCTTCATTCCGTGCGACCCCTCCTGATTATCAGCAGCGTTTCTTTGACGCCGCTGACGGGAAATTCCGTATCAACGATCGGGTCAGGAATCTGGTGACGATCAGCCATCTCAACCTTTTTGACGCGCCTCGCGTTGCTCTTCTCGGCCGGATGGACATCATTTTCTGCCGGAATGTCATTATTTATTTCGACATGGCCGCCAAAAAAAAGGTGGTAGACAGTTTCTTTCAGCGTCTCCGACCTGGAGGCTTCTTGTTGCTGGGCCATTCGGAATCGCTGATGAACATTACCAACGTCTTCACCCTGCGCCATTTCACCCATGATATGGTGTATCAGCGACCGTCCCAACCGGGTTTTGAAGGGGGCGGGGCATGA
- a CDS encoding chemotaxis response regulator protein-glutamate methylesterase, with translation MNNQPVRVLVVDDSAYNRRAITKMLEDLPGVKVVGYACDGEEGLRKVFDLKPDLVTLDLEMPRMDGFSFLRIIMQNRPTPVIVVSARTDDENVFKALDFGAVDFVSKPTARISTELLSIKEDLHRKVRAVVLTDMRKVLRRPLGQGNRPVPEEAPIRHRRRNAGSPSLTQIVIGASTGGPPALQAILSQINEKIPVGIAISQHMPAGFTHAFAERLNKVCALEVSEAQTGDVMEPGRVLIAPGGRNLTFVEDAGRILAHARDPGADQRYVPSVDVMFESAARVYGPNLLAVVLTGMGNDGAKGVVSVKEVGGQALAEAEESSVVFGMPKEAIATGRVDKVVPLPLLCTEILRRCGL, from the coding sequence ATGAATAATCAACCTGTTCGCGTCCTTGTTGTGGATGATTCGGCTTATAATCGGCGGGCCATCACCAAAATGCTCGAAGATCTTCCGGGCGTCAAGGTAGTGGGCTATGCCTGCGATGGAGAAGAGGGGTTGCGCAAGGTCTTCGATCTGAAACCGGACCTGGTTACCCTCGACCTCGAAATGCCGCGGATGGATGGGTTTTCTTTTCTCCGCATCATCATGCAGAACAGGCCAACGCCGGTTATTGTTGTTTCGGCCCGAACCGATGATGAAAACGTCTTCAAAGCCCTGGATTTCGGTGCCGTCGATTTCGTTTCCAAGCCTACCGCCCGCATCTCCACGGAATTGCTTTCCATTAAAGAGGACCTGCATCGAAAGGTCCGCGCGGTGGTTTTGACGGATATGCGCAAAGTGCTTCGTCGGCCGCTCGGGCAGGGAAACCGCCCGGTCCCGGAGGAGGCGCCAATCAGGCACCGTCGGCGCAATGCAGGCAGTCCCTCTCTCACCCAAATCGTTATCGGCGCTTCAACAGGAGGTCCGCCGGCTTTGCAAGCCATCCTGTCGCAGATCAACGAAAAGATTCCCGTCGGTATTGCTATTTCCCAGCATATGCCGGCCGGGTTTACCCATGCTTTTGCCGAACGCCTGAACAAGGTTTGTGCGCTCGAGGTCAGTGAAGCGCAGACCGGGGATGTCATGGAGCCGGGCCGCGTGCTGATCGCGCCGGGGGGACGTAACCTGACCTTTGTTGAAGACGCCGGACGTATTCTGGCTCACGCGCGCGACCCCGGTGCGGACCAGCGCTATGTTCCCAGTGTTGACGTCATGTTCGAGTCGGCGGCTCGTGTTTATGGCCCGAATCTTCTCGCTGTCGTGCTGACGGGTATGGGCAATGACGGGGCCAAAGGTGTTGTCTCCGTCAAGGAAGTGGGTGGACAGGCCTTGGCGGAGGCGGAAGAGAGCAGTGTCGTTTTCGGCATGCCCAAAGAGGCCATAGCGACGGGTCGGGTCGATAAGGTTGTCCCTCTTCCGCTTCTATGTACTGAAATTCTAAGGCGTTGTGGACTCTAG
- a CDS encoding GAF domain-containing protein, protein MSETMDDKGTVKKAEEFLQVFKKGAEFTQELLRENERLRYQILQLEAGKGEGGHSGEAEEEIRRLRQRIEDLEAEKLMILDRIKQVEEENHDFANRYVEVETENNNLANLYIASYQLHSTLDFKEVLQIIMEIVINLIGAEEFAVMLLDDKSNTLQAVASEGMETQDVPIISIGDGIIGQMAKTGENYFIEDMENYSRDLHHPIVCIPLKIKEHVIGVIAIYKLLVQKRRFAEVDYELFTLLAGHAATAIFSSKLYSESERKLSTIQGFLDLLTK, encoded by the coding sequence ATGAGCGAAACCATGGACGATAAAGGTACAGTCAAAAAAGCGGAAGAATTTCTTCAGGTCTTTAAAAAGGGGGCGGAATTTACCCAGGAACTGCTGCGTGAAAACGAGCGTCTGCGCTACCAGATTCTTCAGCTTGAAGCCGGCAAGGGGGAAGGAGGCCATAGTGGAGAGGCTGAGGAAGAGATACGCAGACTCCGTCAGCGCATCGAGGATCTGGAAGCGGAAAAACTGATGATCCTGGATCGGATCAAGCAGGTTGAAGAGGAAAACCACGATTTCGCCAACCGCTATGTCGAGGTGGAGACCGAGAACAACAATCTGGCCAATCTTTATATCGCTTCCTATCAACTCCATTCCACGCTGGATTTTAAAGAAGTTCTGCAGATTATTATGGAGATTGTCATCAATCTCATTGGGGCCGAGGAATTTGCGGTTATGCTCCTTGATGACAAAAGCAATACCCTGCAGGCTGTTGCTTCCGAAGGCATGGAAACGCAGGACGTGCCGATCATCTCCATTGGTGATGGCATCATCGGTCAGATGGCAAAAACCGGCGAGAATTATTTTATCGAGGATATGGAAAACTATTCCCGGGACCTGCATCATCCCATTGTCTGTATCCCTCTTAAAATCAAAGAGCATGTGATCGGCGTCATCGCCATTTACAAACTCCTCGTGCAGAAAAGGCGTTTCGCCGAAGTTGATTACGAACTCTTTACACTGCTCGCCGGTCATGCTGCCACAGCTATATTCTCATCCAAGCTTTATTCTGAATCCGAGCGCAAGCTCTCCACGATTCAGGGTTTTCTTGATCTATTGACCAAATGA
- a CDS encoding response regulator, with protein MSTYKVLVVEDSPTMRQLIVFALKRMRGLSIVEASDGVDGLKKLSVEKFDLIFTDINMPIMDGLKLVSLVRNDPGYKSVPIVIITTEGAHEDRERALALGANEYITKPIQTTKIIDSAKRLLNLAG; from the coding sequence ATGTCAACCTATAAGGTGCTCGTCGTTGAAGATTCGCCGACGATGCGGCAGCTCATCGTATTTGCCCTGAAGCGGATGCGAGGGCTTTCGATAGTCGAGGCCAGTGATGGCGTGGATGGTCTCAAAAAGTTGTCCGTCGAGAAATTCGACCTGATCTTCACCGATATCAATATGCCGATCATGGATGGGTTGAAACTTGTCAGTCTGGTTCGCAACGATCCCGGCTACAAGAGTGTTCCCATTGTCATTATCACCACCGAAGGGGCGCATGAAGATCGTGAGAGGGCGCTCGCCTTGGGGGCCAATGAATATATCACCAAGCCGATTCAGACCACCAAGATCATCGATTCAGCCAAGCGTTTGCTGAATCTTGCCGGATAA
- the infA gene encoding translation initiation factor IF-1, giving the protein MAKEEAIEVEGSVIEPLPNAMFRVKLDNGHIVLAHISGKMRKFYIRILPGDRVTVELSPYDLTRGRITYREK; this is encoded by the coding sequence TTGGCGAAGGAAGAAGCAATAGAAGTCGAGGGATCGGTCATCGAACCGTTGCCTAATGCCATGTTTCGGGTCAAGCTGGATAACGGACATATTGTCCTGGCACACATTTCCGGAAAGATGCGCAAATTTTATATCCGCATTCTGCCTGGTGACCGTGTCACCGTAGAGCTCTCGCCCTACGACCTGACCCGTGGCCGAATCACCTATCGCGAAAAGTAA